The genomic window TTCGAATGGGAAGATGATATGACTGGAGAAGCATCTATTGAGTAGGCCGCGAAAAATAAAGACGTACATTAACTTACGGTGTCTCTTTCACGGCTAAGCGTGCTTTTGTTCCAAAGGAATTGAATGCATAGCCGGTGTcatctatatataatttataacTAACGTACATTTCTAGaatgattattttttgttcttcgGGCTGGATTACCGATATTGATAGGATATGATGTAGAGTGGGATGTAgattataaataatatattataatattaattcaAGATTATGTTTTGTGCTTTTGAGATTTGAAATGTTgcgttattatttgttctttatgACATTTCAACATCATGTTCTTCTTCCCCTTCAGGATGTTCTTgtgtttccttttccttcatttctttgataatttcTGCAGTCTTTGCGTTATCATATATTTGGAATCCATTATCTTTCGTAATACAACTCAATTGGgcattattttcatctaatttttcttccattacttgttttaaaatcttcaacACAAGAACTTCAGCTTCTCTTAGAGTTAATGATGAATGCCATTCGTTTTGTAGTTCTGATTGAGCACCTTCTGACCCTGATCCAATAGCTTTAGCATTATAGCGGTAGAAGGTTCCGGATGGTTCAGCATGATATAACTGATaaccttcatcatcatcataacCTGCAATCAATAGGGCAACACCAAATGGTCTCGACATTAATCTTTCTTCACCAGAGGCCCCTTCCCCAAATCTCAAAGCCAAATCACAAACAGATTGTGTCAATGATTCCACTTTCATGTCTTCATCGTAATATAGATTATGATTCACAGCTGCAACACGAGCATGTTCAATCATAGAACGAGCATCGGCAGTAAGTCCACTCATAGCACAACCTACATGATGCTCAATTTCCACTATCTTTTCAATCGAGTCAGCTTCTAATAATGGAGAGGTCGCACGTTTCTCCACCCCAAGAACTACACCTTCACTTGTGGAAATCCCTATGGCAGTGGATCCTAATTTAATTGCTTCTAATGAATATTCGACTTGGAATAGTCTACCTTCGGGAGAAAATGTACTGACACCACGATCATATTCACTTCTTGTTAAAAACATGTTTTAgttattaatgataattgtTAGCTCTTGTCCGGTCGTTTGCCTACTATAAGTTTGTGATTCAATTGAGTATATATCTGTAGGCTACTATGCTCTTAAAACACAATTTCCCTTACCTAGTTACTTATGCTAAAGGTACTTTCTAGAAGTTAGCTTTATATCTAATTAATATTTTGCCACCTTAAAATTATGAATTGTCACCTCGTACAAAGTGATTTTTGGAAAGCTCCGTTTACAACACAAAAATGATAACAGAAGTAATTTAATGGAGAAGAccatttgatattttccttGGGTAGTCTTTAACGACTAAGATAAGTTCTTTTTAGGGAGATAGAACAAGCTTGTTTgcaaattatttattttacattagcaatatttattatttgtctGCAAATTTAAATGCTAGAAAGTAAAATTGGAACTatgaaaagtaaataaattttgatattttataaaaaatttccaTAAACTGCCATTTATTCAGTTTTTGGatgttaaaaaaataacgtTAAGGCCTCAGAAGGgatatataataacaaaacaacaagaccggtttttattgaaattgcTGCATGAGAACAGTAAAGTcgataaaataatttatcctgaaagaaagaaagaaagaaagtaAAAATGAAGCTAGTCGCAATTTTAAATAGTATACAACGACGaaacaaaatgaaagatATTGGAGTTTATTATGTATATTAAATCCATGTTGTATTTATACGTTATGATGTTTTGTGCTATTAAATTTTACATGTATACTATCGAAAGATTGTTCGATATATCTACATaagtatatatttctctTACCCATAAGGGGTAAGGCCG from Naumovozyma dairenensis CBS 421 chromosome 3, complete genome includes these protein-coding regions:
- the PUP2 gene encoding proteasome core particle subunit alpha 5 (similar to Saccharomyces cerevisiae PUP2 (YGR253C); ancestral locus Anc_5.64), whose amino-acid sequence is MFLTRSEYDRGVSTFSPEGRLFQVEYSLEAIKLGSTAIGISTSEGVVLGVEKRATSPLLEADSIEKIVEIEHHVGCAMSGLTADARSMIEHARVAAVNHNLYYDEDMKVESLTQSVCDLALRFGEGASGEERLMSRPFGVALLIAGYDDDEGYQLYHAEPSGTFYRYNAKAIGSGSEGAQSELQNEWHSSLTLREAEVLVLKILKQVMEEKLDENNAQLSCITKDNGFQIYDNAKTAEIIKEMKEKETQEHPEGEEEHDVEMS